Proteins from one Entomospira culicis genomic window:
- a CDS encoding histidine triad nucleotide-binding protein, translated as MSIFEKILRKEIPANIIYEDDYAIAFPDIAPQAPIHILVVPKHPAKNFSDTAQWSPEARAGYMQSINQVIAQLNLTDGYRLVFNTGEDGGQTVDYLHLHILAGKAMSWPPFPL; from the coding sequence ATGAGCATTTTTGAAAAAATTTTGCGTAAGGAAATTCCTGCTAATATTATTTATGAAGACGATTATGCCATCGCCTTCCCCGATATTGCCCCACAAGCGCCCATACATATTTTGGTGGTGCCCAAACATCCTGCCAAAAATTTCTCCGATACCGCGCAGTGGTCGCCAGAAGCACGTGCAGGCTATATGCAGTCAATTAATCAGGTTATTGCCCAACTTAACCTTACCGATGGCTATCGTTTAGTCTTTAACACCGGCGAGGATGGCGGGCAAACCGTCGATTACCTTCATCTGCACATTCTCGCTGGCAAAGCCATGAGTTGGCCACCCTTTCCGCTTTAA
- a CDS encoding class I SAM-dependent methyltransferase, with protein sequence MDKQAPEMSQEEYYLKSFMRSLKKRLAHRREWAVAEETTGYRLFDRENNIPLTIDFYNDKYAVVVAYLEEDDAWVADAYLLVIQKALGISADRLFYKERRKGVRGGVAREVDQASVEIEMQEYGLFYQLNLSDHLDVGIFMDHRNLRGELMKYARGLRVLNLFSYTGSFGLSMAAGGASEVINVDLSARYLEIAKANFVRNGLLGDQFKFIKADIMQWLKDAVAQYANHFDVIICDPPAFSNSRAMAGTLNIQRDYLWLIEQSAKLLRAKSGVIYFSSPLQELQFQHRKLPNFKIKEITDFTLPYDFRKTKVHRCWQIRLYWQEKERAHGRPRKNFTPHRR encoded by the coding sequence ATGGACAAACAAGCTCCCGAAATGAGTCAGGAAGAGTATTATTTGAAGAGTTTTATGCGGAGCTTAAAGAAGCGTCTGGCGCATCGACGCGAGTGGGCGGTTGCCGAGGAGACCACGGGCTATCGTCTTTTTGATCGCGAGAATAACATTCCTCTTACGATTGATTTTTACAACGATAAATATGCGGTAGTTGTTGCTTATCTCGAAGAAGATGATGCGTGGGTTGCGGATGCCTACTTGCTGGTGATTCAAAAAGCGCTGGGTATTTCTGCCGATCGTCTCTTCTATAAAGAGCGTCGAAAAGGCGTGCGTGGAGGCGTGGCGCGTGAGGTGGATCAGGCGAGTGTGGAGATCGAAATGCAGGAGTATGGTCTCTTTTATCAATTAAATTTAAGTGATCACCTTGACGTTGGTATCTTTATGGACCATCGGAATTTACGTGGTGAGTTGATGAAGTACGCGCGCGGATTGCGTGTATTAAATTTATTCAGCTACACGGGATCTTTTGGTTTGAGTATGGCTGCCGGTGGCGCAAGCGAAGTGATCAATGTTGATCTTTCTGCCCGCTATTTGGAAATTGCCAAGGCTAATTTTGTGCGGAATGGTCTCTTGGGCGATCAATTTAAATTCATTAAAGCCGATATTATGCAGTGGCTCAAGGATGCGGTGGCGCAATATGCAAATCATTTTGATGTGATTATTTGCGACCCGCCTGCATTTAGCAATAGTCGAGCGATGGCGGGTACGCTCAATATTCAACGCGATTACTTGTGGCTCATCGAGCAGTCGGCAAAGCTTTTACGCGCTAAGAGTGGCGTAATTTACTTCTCTTCTCCCTTGCAAGAGCTTCAATTTCAGCATCGAAAGTTGCCTAATTTCAAGATCAAAGAGATCACCGACTTCACCTTGCCCTACGATTTTCGTAAGACAAAAGTGCATCGATGTTGGCAAATTCGTCTATATTGGCAAGAAAAAGAGCGAGCGCATGGACGCCCGCGAAAAAATTTTACACCTCATAGGAGATAA
- a CDS encoding UDP-N-acetylmuramoyl-L-alanyl-D-glutamate--2,6-diaminopimelate ligase has product MIITELNTITQSQLLDWGIQKIIFDSNESCTGALFCALVGIHTDGHRFIEQAKQKGVRHFLVSNASFIEDNDDLIYMLCDNTRLAMADLASIYYGAPSRNMKIVGVTGTDGKSTTSQLIMQLIEAMGERCGLISTVNIKTGSTIEANNLRQSTPEAPQIEEALAHMLDAGIQYAVLEATSHGLSQATGRLAQIHFAAGVFTNVTIEHLEFHQTVERYRDDKANLFRKVAQVDGFAVINGLSEHVNLYVEASAPAKTYLYGSANSDLWAEEIASSEDGFHFLLKSPSESKQVHLPMVGRFNIENALAAVLCVAKLFNVSAMTVAEHLSVLKAPAGRMVLVQHAPFKVIIDYAHTPGAFERLLPHMKETTKGKVVVLFGSGGERNLEKRPIQGRLADLHSDVIILTNEDPRLEDEFVILQDIASGVEQKQMNKSLFLIPDRKKAIEHAVSLCSHGDTLLLLGKGHEGSIIGPQGKMPWSEEQVAIDILRDKGFLS; this is encoded by the coding sequence ATGATTATCACTGAACTTAATACGATTACACAGTCTCAATTGTTGGATTGGGGTATTCAAAAGATTATTTTTGATAGCAATGAGTCATGCACGGGAGCGCTCTTTTGCGCGCTGGTGGGTATTCATACTGATGGGCATCGTTTTATTGAGCAAGCGAAACAAAAGGGCGTGCGCCACTTTTTGGTTAGTAACGCCTCTTTTATTGAGGACAATGATGATTTGATCTATATGCTTTGCGACAATACACGCCTAGCGATGGCTGACCTAGCTTCTATTTACTACGGTGCACCAAGTCGCAACATGAAGATCGTCGGGGTTACCGGAACGGACGGCAAGAGCACGACATCGCAACTGATTATGCAGCTCATAGAAGCCATGGGCGAGCGTTGTGGATTGATTTCCACAGTCAATATTAAGACGGGAAGCACCATCGAGGCGAATAATCTTCGTCAAAGCACCCCCGAGGCTCCGCAAATTGAGGAGGCTCTTGCTCATATGTTAGATGCGGGTATCCAATATGCGGTATTGGAGGCAACTAGTCACGGATTGTCGCAGGCTACGGGGCGTCTGGCGCAGATTCACTTTGCTGCGGGTGTCTTTACGAATGTTACGATTGAGCATTTGGAATTTCACCAAACGGTGGAACGTTATCGTGATGATAAGGCTAATCTCTTCCGTAAAGTGGCACAGGTGGATGGCTTTGCCGTGATTAACGGGTTGAGTGAACATGTCAATCTCTATGTGGAGGCGAGCGCTCCAGCAAAAACCTATCTATATGGATCGGCGAATAGTGACCTTTGGGCAGAGGAGATTGCGTCCAGCGAGGATGGTTTCCACTTTTTACTAAAGAGTCCCAGTGAGAGTAAGCAAGTGCATTTACCGATGGTGGGTCGCTTTAACATTGAAAATGCATTGGCCGCGGTGCTCTGTGTGGCAAAACTCTTTAACGTGAGCGCGATGACGGTTGCCGAGCATTTATCGGTGTTGAAAGCGCCCGCTGGTCGTATGGTGTTGGTTCAGCATGCACCCTTTAAAGTGATTATCGATTACGCCCACACACCGGGGGCGTTCGAGCGTTTATTACCCCACATGAAAGAGACAACGAAGGGGAAAGTGGTGGTACTCTTTGGATCGGGAGGCGAGCGTAATTTAGAGAAGCGCCCAATTCAAGGTAGACTGGCTGACCTCCATAGTGATGTGATTATTTTAACCAATGAAGATCCGCGTTTAGAGGATGAATTCGTTATCCTGCAAGATATTGCTAGCGGTGTGGAGCAAAAGCAGATGAATAAATCGCTCTTCTTGATTCCCGATCGTAAGAAGGCTATTGAGCACGCAGTGAGCCTCTGCTCGCATGGTGATACGTTGCTTTTATTAGGCAAGGGACATGAGGGTTCGATTATTGGGCCACAGGGAAAAATGCCTTGGAGCGAAGAGCAAGTGGCTATCGATATTTTGCGAGATAAAGGTTTTTTATCTTAA
- a CDS encoding TatD family hydrolase produces the protein MWIDIHAHLSAYTRDHRLIAKTLFSTHTPKEVDTLFGLDHPWLYRSAGVHPQDVRMDYFEHLSDRLATKGEKTLHAIGEIGFDLWPEFRHTLALQRSIFVEELRLAQQYHLPIVVHQRRAMHEIFAQISSLKRLPAVIFHGYSGTFLEALSLRKRGVHAYFSVGTPLLWGSKIAQQLAKNLPLAWLFLETDAPYQPRRGVVATPWQDLLLIYAAVAQIRGISIDELQAQLAANFDAIFLKKAPNLND, from the coding sequence ATGTGGATCGACATTCATGCGCATCTATCGGCATATACGAGAGATCATCGGCTTATAGCCAAGACGCTTTTTAGTACGCACACGCCAAAAGAGGTGGATACGCTCTTTGGTCTAGATCATCCTTGGCTCTATCGCTCGGCGGGGGTGCACCCGCAGGATGTTCGCATGGATTATTTTGAGCATTTGTCGGATCGTTTAGCGACAAAAGGAGAGAAAACATTGCATGCTATCGGTGAGATTGGCTTTGATCTTTGGCCAGAATTTCGCCATACGCTTGCCTTACAACGATCCATCTTTGTCGAAGAGTTACGATTAGCCCAGCAGTATCACCTCCCGATTGTGGTGCATCAACGTCGCGCCATGCATGAAATCTTTGCGCAAATATCTAGCCTTAAGCGGTTACCGGCGGTCATTTTTCACGGCTATTCAGGCACGTTCTTAGAGGCGCTTTCGTTACGTAAACGTGGAGTTCATGCCTATTTTAGTGTGGGTACGCCATTGCTGTGGGGGAGTAAGATAGCGCAACAGTTGGCAAAAAATCTCCCTCTTGCATGGCTTTTCTTGGAGACAGATGCCCCTTATCAACCGCGCCGTGGCGTAGTAGCAACGCCTTGGCAGGATCTCCTGCTTATTTATGCTGCTGTCGCACAGATACGTGGGATATCGATAGATGAGTTACAAGCGCAGTTAGCCGCTAATTTTGACGCTATCTTTCTAAAAAAAGCACCTAATCTCAATGATTAA
- the queA gene encoding tRNA preQ1(34) S-adenosylmethionine ribosyltransferase-isomerase QueA, whose protein sequence is MIKTSDFDFILPAHLIASEPSLVRGEDRLMVLHRHNQSVAHHNFKEIVDLIPDHALLVFNDSKVRKARLMAQSEHGASVEFLLLEPQDAHHWLVLVSKAKRQKVGKSYQLPEGVQAKIVGDGESEGTKIVYFSYLTESYIERYGAMPLPPYMQRQAQDADDERYQTIYAQRVGSAAAPTAGLHFTQDILDKLRARGIEQAFVTLHVGLGTFAPVRSEILTDHVMHTEPYHISEASARQINQAMAEKRPIIAIGTTSCRLLESAMQRSPDGTIHAGDAKSNIFIYPGYQFRCITGLFTNFHTPKSTLLALVSALAGYDFIRKSYQEAIAQEYRFFSYGDAMLILP, encoded by the coding sequence ATGATAAAAACCAGTGATTTTGACTTTATTTTGCCTGCGCATCTTATCGCTAGTGAGCCCAGCCTTGTGCGAGGGGAGGATCGGTTGATGGTGTTGCATCGCCATAATCAATCGGTAGCGCACCACAATTTTAAAGAGATCGTCGATCTTATCCCTGATCATGCGCTACTGGTTTTTAACGACTCAAAGGTACGTAAGGCGCGGTTGATGGCGCAGAGTGAACATGGAGCGAGCGTAGAGTTTCTTCTGCTAGAGCCTCAAGATGCGCATCACTGGTTGGTTTTGGTGAGTAAGGCAAAGCGTCAAAAGGTGGGAAAAAGCTATCAGCTACCCGAGGGCGTGCAGGCAAAAATCGTTGGTGATGGCGAGAGTGAAGGGACGAAGATCGTCTATTTTAGCTACCTAACCGAGAGTTATATTGAGCGATACGGGGCAATGCCTCTTCCGCCTTATATGCAACGTCAAGCCCAAGATGCCGATGATGAGCGGTATCAAACCATTTATGCGCAACGCGTGGGCAGTGCGGCAGCGCCAACGGCGGGGCTTCACTTTACACAGGATATTTTAGATAAATTACGCGCACGAGGTATCGAACAGGCGTTTGTAACACTACACGTAGGGTTAGGCACGTTTGCCCCAGTGCGTAGCGAGATCTTAACGGATCATGTGATGCACACCGAGCCATACCATATTAGCGAGGCGAGTGCCCGACAGATTAACCAAGCAATGGCAGAAAAGCGTCCAATTATCGCGATTGGTACGACAAGTTGTCGATTGTTGGAGAGCGCAATGCAGAGAAGTCCTGATGGTACAATTCATGCAGGTGATGCAAAGAGTAATATCTTTATCTATCCAGGCTATCAATTTAGGTGTATTACTGGCTTGTTTACCAATTTTCACACGCCAAAATCAACGCTCTTAGCTTTGGTTAGTGCATTGGCTGGTTACGATTTTATTCGTAAAAGTTATCAAGAAGCGATAGCGCAAGAGTACCGCTTCTTTTCTTACGGCGATGCGATGTTAATTCTTCCTTAA
- a CDS encoding RsmE family RNA methyltransferase, with the protein MAHACLLRSAFTTVNLLLLEEQDFIARDEIEIVARDTRYQHIKKILRLAPPDTLKAGVWQKHLGTLQLTAFDHHSLRGIYQPHHDITPSPSPIDLILGATRPIVMKRLLKDIATLGIRSLTIFASENGEKSYLASSLWHDEAYLIPIKEGLSQGVLVHPPQINLARSLHHALKIRNELFSPTSYAFILDPYSQEHRQIPSKIDMTEQSITLLIGAERGFTPQEINMAKEHFFRPLAISPRILRTETAVTASIILAQQACF; encoded by the coding sequence TTGGCGCATGCCTGCCTTCTCCGATCCGCGTTCACGACGGTGAATCTCCTTCTTTTAGAAGAACAAGACTTTATCGCGCGTGATGAGATCGAAATTGTCGCGCGTGATACACGTTATCAACATATCAAAAAAATTCTTCGCCTTGCTCCCCCAGATACGCTCAAAGCAGGCGTTTGGCAGAAACATTTGGGTACGCTCCAACTCACCGCTTTTGATCATCACTCCTTACGCGGAATCTATCAGCCACATCATGATATTACACCGTCCCCTAGTCCCATCGATCTCATTCTCGGTGCTACGCGCCCGATTGTCATGAAACGTCTACTTAAAGATATCGCCACGCTTGGTATTCGCTCGCTCACCATTTTCGCAAGTGAAAACGGGGAAAAAAGTTATCTAGCCAGCTCACTTTGGCATGACGAGGCGTACCTTATCCCCATCAAAGAGGGACTATCTCAAGGCGTACTCGTCCACCCGCCCCAAATCAATCTAGCGCGCTCGCTTCATCATGCGTTAAAGATACGCAATGAACTATTTAGCCCAACCTCATACGCGTTCATTCTCGATCCATACAGCCAAGAACATCGACAAATTCCCTCAAAAATCGATATGACAGAGCAATCAATTACTCTTCTCATTGGCGCAGAGCGTGGCTTTACTCCCCAAGAAATAAACATGGCTAAGGAGCATTTTTTTCGCCCCCTAGCCATTAGTCCACGTATTTTACGCACCGAAACCGCCGTTACTGCAAGCATTATTCTCGCGCAACAAGCCTGCTTCTAA
- a CDS encoding chromate transporter produces the protein MSQYSNHSLFLSFFKIGLFTFGGGMAMIPWLEEELQRYGMSREEILRIFSLAQSMPGMIATNVSTIVGRKLNGFWGSVWATSGVIFPSFVIILVIALGFSSLLYQTSMQGALKAIRATAAIMILFSASSLIKKTLSGKKIPTKLRAMSIVLAIILLSLFTRLNPIIFILTAILTASIEYLIRKKRGSL, from the coding sequence ATGTCTCAATATAGTAATCACTCACTCTTTCTCTCGTTTTTTAAGATAGGTCTCTTTACCTTCGGCGGGGGCATGGCGATGATCCCTTGGCTTGAAGAGGAGCTACAGCGCTACGGCATGTCGCGCGAGGAGATTTTACGCATCTTTAGCTTGGCGCAGAGCATGCCTGGCATGATCGCTACCAATGTCTCCACGATTGTCGGGCGCAAACTTAATGGATTTTGGGGAAGTGTTTGGGCTACCTCGGGCGTTATTTTTCCCTCGTTTGTGATTATTTTGGTGATCGCCTTGGGCTTTAGCTCCCTTCTCTATCAAACCTCGATGCAAGGAGCGCTCAAGGCCATCCGTGCAACCGCAGCCATCATGATTCTCTTTAGTGCAAGTTCCTTAATTAAGAAAACCCTTTCAGGCAAAAAGATACCCACTAAGTTACGCGCGATGAGTATTGTCCTTGCGATCATTCTCCTCTCGCTCTTCACGAGACTCAATCCCATCATCTTTATTCTTACGGCCATTCTCACCGCAAGCATCGAGTATCTTATTCGTAAAAAACGAGGCTCCCTATGA
- a CDS encoding PG0541 family transporter-associated protein, with protein sequence MSKPFYRIEIIINQSLRDELLQEFQTIECQYFTEIPLAYGQGRQEPKQGDGIWPETNGIFIIYGDEKTLKDLRTSIDLIKERFPHEGIKMFALKSQG encoded by the coding sequence ATGAGTAAACCCTTCTATCGTATTGAGATCATCATCAATCAGTCGCTACGTGATGAACTTCTGCAGGAGTTTCAAACCATTGAGTGTCAATATTTTACTGAAATCCCCCTCGCCTACGGGCAGGGGCGACAAGAGCCAAAGCAAGGCGATGGTATCTGGCCCGAGACCAATGGAATCTTTATCATTTATGGCGATGAAAAGACATTAAAAGATCTGCGTACCAGTATCGATTTAATTAAAGAGCGCTTCCCGCACGAGGGCATCAAAATGTTTGCCCTCAAAAGTCAAGGCTAA
- a CDS encoding sodium:solute symporter family protein, whose translation MNNIQIYSLVGLFLYFALLIFAVLRDKQKASVFEYFFGGRTLPFWALSLTFIASWWGAGSALSTADLAYDDGLSAFWYYGVPVLVSTLMMILFARMIRGVGYLTQGKMMASRYNNLVAKLLSLMILLFMTITAASQMVGIGQFGGEFLSIGYEWAVIAGTAIVLIYSFFGGFRGVVLTDIIQFIFLTLAALVVFFVAMHHADGFQGISARAMQLEKADYTDFWVGARKHFAYLVTFGTSWMIQANVWQRISATKTVGDAKKMTLMSFFVFIPLYLIVVLTGMAGLVLYETLPEGGVVLAITQDYLPPVLSALTFVGIISAIMSTMDSVINTAAMTFTLDIYPVKNEEKQLQLGKITTLLVTLVAIVIALRIQSILAVAWLASDIITTGVFVPLLGGFVWRRGNTKGALSSMTLGLIFSLYNLLIALDLPLPSAWEQQSVLQVVIGITLSLISYIGVSLLTSPEYDKADNFMRSARKGQETPA comes from the coding sequence TTGAATAATATACAAATATATTCGTTGGTAGGATTGTTTCTCTACTTTGCGCTTTTAATTTTTGCGGTGCTTCGCGATAAGCAGAAAGCATCGGTTTTTGAGTATTTTTTTGGGGGTAGAACATTGCCCTTTTGGGCGTTATCGCTTACATTTATTGCCTCGTGGTGGGGTGCTGGATCGGCGTTATCGACAGCAGATTTAGCCTATGATGACGGGTTAAGTGCCTTTTGGTACTACGGTGTCCCCGTCTTAGTCTCCACGTTAATGATGATCCTCTTTGCCCGGATGATTCGTGGCGTGGGTTATTTGACACAAGGTAAAATGATGGCTAGTCGCTATAATAATCTTGTTGCTAAGTTGTTGAGCCTGATGATCTTACTCTTTATGACGATTACCGCAGCTTCACAAATGGTGGGGATTGGTCAGTTTGGTGGAGAATTTTTATCCATCGGCTACGAGTGGGCAGTCATCGCCGGTACGGCAATCGTCTTAATTTACTCTTTTTTTGGCGGATTTCGTGGGGTGGTACTCACCGACATCATTCAATTTATCTTTTTAACGCTGGCCGCTCTGGTGGTTTTTTTTGTTGCTATGCACCACGCCGATGGGTTTCAGGGCATCAGTGCGCGAGCTATGCAGTTAGAAAAGGCAGATTACACTGATTTCTGGGTGGGTGCAAGAAAACACTTTGCCTATTTGGTTACCTTTGGGACTTCGTGGATGATTCAGGCGAATGTGTGGCAACGCATCTCCGCGACGAAGACGGTAGGTGATGCCAAAAAGATGACGTTGATGAGTTTTTTTGTCTTTATTCCGCTCTATTTGATAGTTGTTTTGACGGGTATGGCGGGGTTGGTTTTATATGAAACACTGCCAGAAGGGGGCGTGGTATTGGCAATTACACAAGATTACCTGCCACCGGTGCTCTCGGCGCTAACCTTTGTGGGGATTATCTCGGCGATTATGTCGACGATGGATTCGGTGATTAACACTGCGGCGATGACCTTCACACTAGATATCTATCCGGTAAAGAACGAAGAGAAGCAGTTACAGTTAGGAAAAATCACCACGCTACTGGTAACCTTAGTGGCTATTGTCATCGCGCTAAGGATTCAATCGATTTTAGCGGTGGCGTGGTTGGCCTCGGACATTATTACCACGGGTGTCTTTGTGCCGTTGTTGGGGGGATTCGTTTGGCGTCGAGGAAACACCAAGGGCGCGTTAAGCTCCATGACATTAGGTCTAATATTTTCTCTGTATAACTTGTTGATAGCCCTTGATCTTCCGTTGCCTAGCGCATGGGAGCAACAGAGCGTGTTACAAGTGGTGATCGGGATAACCTTATCGCTGATAAGTTATATAGGTGTCAGTTTATTGACAAGCCCAGAGTATGATAAAGCCGATAATTTTATGCGTAGTGCCAGAAAAGGCCAAGAAACGCCCGCTTAG
- the fliS gene encoding flagellar export chaperone FliS, translating into MIQNGGYSAYKNTKVMTASQAKLIVMLYAEVIRQINIALELMKKEDIVTQYAAINNALNKALDIVGELTASLDFEKGGDIARNLFSVYSYFTREINEANLTKKPQQLPEVLSLLMSLSEAWKAIDANKPDPSRSLNIAG; encoded by the coding sequence ATGATTCAAAATGGAGGCTATTCTGCCTACAAAAACACCAAAGTCATGACCGCAAGCCAAGCAAAACTCATCGTGATGCTCTATGCAGAGGTGATCCGCCAAATCAATATCGCCTTAGAGTTGATGAAAAAAGAGGATATTGTAACCCAATATGCAGCCATCAATAATGCCCTAAACAAAGCCTTAGACATTGTAGGCGAACTCACCGCAAGTCTCGACTTCGAAAAAGGTGGCGATATTGCTCGTAATCTTTTTAGTGTTTACTCCTACTTTACGCGCGAAATCAACGAGGCTAACCTTACCAAAAAACCTCAACAACTCCCAGAAGTCTTATCCCTACTCATGAGTCTCTCCGAGGCATGGAAGGCCATCGATGCGAATAAGCCAGATCCCAGTCGTTCTCTTAATATCGCTGGATAG
- a CDS encoding chromate transporter translates to MILYIKLAWEFFLIGAISFGGGFAMLPLLERALVNKWISEQQFLDILAISQATPGAFAINLATYVGAIALPYAILGSLITTTTLSLPGFLLSYFVAYPLYRAKENPFIAILMKHLAPATLGLIGYAGVNLFLSELFTQNPTHPIHLTTALVMLLSAIILKFKLIKSVYLIFLMAFLGAILTFL, encoded by the coding sequence ATGATATTATATATCAAATTGGCCTGGGAATTTTTTCTCATTGGTGCCATCAGCTTTGGGGGTGGGTTCGCAATGCTTCCTCTCCTAGAGCGCGCGCTTGTTAATAAGTGGATTAGCGAACAGCAATTTTTGGATATCCTCGCCATCAGCCAAGCCACCCCTGGGGCCTTTGCCATCAATCTTGCGACCTACGTGGGGGCGATTGCCTTACCGTACGCCATCTTAGGCTCACTTATCACCACCACCACGCTCTCTCTCCCCGGATTTTTATTAAGCTACTTCGTTGCCTACCCACTCTATCGCGCCAAAGAGAATCCCTTCATCGCCATCTTAATGAAACACCTCGCCCCTGCCACCCTAGGGCTCATTGGTTATGCCGGCGTAAATCTCTTTCTCTCGGAGCTCTTCACCCAAAATCCTACGCACCCCATTCACCTCACCACCGCGCTTGTCATGCTTCTCTCGGCAATCATCCTCAAATTCAAACTCATCAAGAGCGTCTATCTCATCTTTCTCATGGCCTTTTTAGGAGCAATTCTCACTTTTCTTTGA
- a CDS encoding FeoA family protein: MAQSTVLVKLADLQKSDQARIIGYEHSDDVALHRLLTLGLTKDEIVTVKQVAPMGDPVKVGVRGFNLSLRKDEAQALILTKI, from the coding sequence ATGGCACAGAGCACGGTATTAGTGAAGCTAGCGGATCTCCAAAAGTCCGATCAGGCAAGAATTATTGGGTACGAACATTCAGACGACGTGGCGTTGCATCGTCTGCTAACCTTGGGTCTCACCAAAGATGAAATTGTAACGGTAAAACAGGTCGCCCCCATGGGAGATCCCGTAAAAGTTGGTGTACGCGGATTCAATTTGAGCTTACGCAAAGATGAGGCGCAAGCACTTATTCTTACCAAAATTTAA